A portion of the Bifidobacterium bifidum ATCC 29521 = JCM 1255 = DSM 20456 genome contains these proteins:
- a CDS encoding DUF4417 domain-containing protein has product MNRSIASFEELIDRYADYLSGKGIQFNPQGFPMLQPQMYLDEWPELMVPYRDRKARFVHNPSHTVLCLFTSDMRIYPRLEKALDDIPEYSRYMGAVGSDLTVTSDMDLEWQQAIMLLNQLYLATLAVNGVKIVQNLRCGSPSTITCLSCVPSGVMCATSTLGCANTESELDLLFAEKLFAIRPGKLLLYGKHDPIMERQANVAGVPCRIYPDAHTLYKQLART; this is encoded by the coding sequence ATGAACCGATCCATCGCATCATTCGAAGAGCTCATCGACCGCTACGCCGACTATCTCAGCGGTAAAGGCATCCAGTTCAATCCACAAGGTTTCCCGATGCTTCAGCCGCAGATGTATCTGGACGAATGGCCGGAGCTCATGGTGCCGTACCGGGATCGCAAGGCGCGATTCGTCCATAATCCTTCCCATACCGTGCTTTGTCTGTTCACCAGTGACATGCGGATATACCCGCGACTGGAGAAGGCCCTCGACGACATCCCGGAATACTCGCGGTATATGGGTGCCGTCGGCTCGGACCTCACCGTCACTTCGGACATGGACCTGGAATGGCAGCAGGCAATCATGCTGCTTAATCAGCTCTATCTGGCGACATTGGCGGTGAACGGCGTCAAAATCGTGCAGAATCTCAGATGCGGTTCCCCCAGCACCATCACATGCCTGAGCTGCGTTCCTTCCGGAGTGATGTGCGCCACCAGCACATTGGGATGCGCGAACACCGAATCCGAACTGGATCTGCTCTTCGCCGAGAAGCTTTTTGCGATAAGGCCCGGCAAACTGCTGCTGTATGGCAAGCACGACCCCATCATGGAGCGTCAAGCGAACGTCGCCGGAGTGCCCTGCAGGATTTACCCAGACGCTCATACGCTCTATAAGCAACTGGCCCGGACCTGA
- a CDS encoding GH25 family lysozyme gives MSRILKRISTLLVALLVMVMVVPSAMVDMNGINVSGWQPAGITRQVQADFAVAKVTQNTGFVNTAWRVQAQGALDTGKKLGLYHYAGGNNATAEANHFTNHTRSYVGRAVLVLDWESYQNGAWGNGNWVREFVRRVHAMTGVWPIVYVQASAIWQIPSDVRAKCGLWVAQYASNAATG, from the coding sequence ATGTCCCGAATACTCAAACGAATATCCACGCTGCTGGTGGCGTTGCTGGTCATGGTCATGGTCGTGCCATCCGCGATGGTGGACATGAACGGCATCAACGTGTCCGGCTGGCAGCCGGCCGGCATCACACGCCAGGTGCAGGCCGACTTCGCCGTGGCCAAGGTCACCCAGAACACCGGGTTCGTCAACACCGCATGGCGTGTACAGGCACAGGGCGCGTTGGACACCGGCAAGAAACTCGGCCTCTACCACTACGCCGGCGGTAACAACGCCACCGCCGAAGCCAACCACTTCACCAACCACACGCGATCTTACGTGGGCCGCGCGGTGCTGGTATTGGATTGGGAATCCTACCAGAACGGCGCATGGGGCAACGGCAACTGGGTACGAGAATTCGTCCGGCGCGTGCACGCGATGACCGGCGTGTGGCCCATAGTCTACGTGCAAGCATCCGCGATTTGGCAGATTCCCTCCGATGTGAGGGCCAAGTGCGGACTGTGGGTGGCGCAATACGCTTCCAACGCGGCCACAGGATGA
- the htpX gene encoding zinc metalloprotease HtpX — translation MDGKLHVRGHFNGLKTTLLFALMWAIVMLIWWATGGGRGTLGVYIVIGLVSTFSTYWFSDKLAIASMGARAVTEPEAPALYRIVRELSAKAGKPMPRIYVAPTMSPNAFATGRNERHAAVCCTQGILNILNEREIRGVLGHELMHVYNHDILTSAIASALATIITYLGYSLMYFGGGRSNDRDNSSGAFGLIGVLVSAILVPIGASLIQMAISRTREFDADEDGSRLTGDPEALASALNKISYGAQTNPMPKTAGTQSVSSMMIANPFSARGFSKLFSTHPPTDERISRLMQMSQEMRNSGIGGGSSPQYLY, via the coding sequence ATGGACGGTAAATTGCATGTGCGCGGCCACTTCAACGGCCTGAAAACGACGCTGCTCTTTGCGTTGATGTGGGCCATCGTCATGTTGATCTGGTGGGCCACCGGCGGTGGCCGCGGCACGCTGGGCGTATATATCGTCATCGGTCTGGTCTCCACGTTCAGCACGTACTGGTTCTCCGACAAACTCGCCATCGCCTCGATGGGCGCCCGCGCGGTCACCGAGCCGGAAGCTCCCGCACTGTACCGCATCGTGCGCGAACTCAGCGCCAAGGCCGGCAAGCCGATGCCTCGCATCTACGTCGCCCCGACCATGAGCCCCAACGCGTTCGCAACGGGCCGCAACGAGCGCCATGCAGCCGTATGCTGCACGCAAGGCATCCTCAACATACTCAACGAGCGCGAGATTCGCGGCGTCCTCGGCCACGAGCTCATGCACGTGTACAACCACGACATCCTCACCTCCGCCATAGCCTCCGCACTGGCGACCATCATCACGTATCTGGGATACTCGCTCATGTATTTCGGCGGCGGTCGCAGCAACGACCGTGACAACTCCTCCGGTGCCTTCGGTCTGATCGGCGTGCTGGTGAGCGCGATTCTCGTGCCGATCGGCGCCTCTCTGATCCAGATGGCCATCTCCCGCACCCGCGAATTCGACGCCGACGAGGACGGCAGCCGCCTGACCGGCGACCCCGAAGCGCTCGCCTCCGCCCTGAACAAGATCTCCTACGGTGCTCAGACCAATCCGATGCCGAAAACCGCGGGCACGCAGTCGGTGTCATCCATGATGATCGCCAACCCGTTCTCCGCGCGCGGATTCTCGAAGCTGTTCTCCACGCACCCACCTACCGACGAGCGCATCAGCCGGCTCATGCAGATGTCGCAGGAGATGCGCAATTCCGGCATCGGCGGCGGCAGCAGCCCGCAGTACTTGTACTAG
- the tgt gene encoding tRNA guanosine(34) transglycosylase Tgt codes for MTSFLEHPRGAADGRPGDRSAFFFETLTQLPDSADGKGRGGRRYGRTGIIHTPHGDIRTPAFVPVATQAAMKAVLPETMRELGAQCLLSNAFHLFERPGQDVLDAAGGLARFMNWDGPTFTDSGGFQVLSLGAGFKKTLAMDVTGMKSDDVIAAGKERLAFVDEDGVTFKSPLNGDRHRFSAEISMGIQHKIGADIMFAFDELTTLMNTRSYQEASVERTYRWAQRCVAEHQRLTEERLGKPYQALYGVVQGANYEDLRRHAAEQIASLDFDGVGIGGAIEKRIIADTCAWICDAMPESRPRHVLGIASVDDIFACVENGGDTFDCVAPARCARNGAIFTRDGRYNVKRAQHKFDFGPLEEGCDCYTCQHYTRAYVDHLLRAREFNGFTLATIHNERFFVKLLDDIRASIDGGYFDEFRDESLARFYANGPRG; via the coding sequence ATGACGAGTTTTCTGGAGCACCCGCGCGGCGCGGCCGATGGCAGGCCCGGCGACCGCAGCGCATTCTTTTTCGAAACCCTTACGCAACTGCCCGATTCAGCTGACGGCAAAGGCCGTGGCGGCCGCCGTTACGGCCGCACCGGCATCATCCACACGCCGCACGGCGACATCCGCACACCGGCCTTCGTGCCGGTCGCCACGCAGGCGGCAATGAAGGCCGTCCTGCCGGAGACCATGCGCGAGCTGGGGGCGCAATGTCTGCTGTCCAACGCGTTTCATCTGTTCGAGCGCCCTGGCCAGGATGTGCTCGACGCGGCCGGCGGACTCGCGCGATTCATGAACTGGGACGGGCCGACGTTCACCGATTCCGGCGGATTCCAGGTGCTGTCGCTGGGAGCCGGATTCAAGAAGACGCTGGCGATGGACGTGACCGGCATGAAATCGGACGACGTGATCGCGGCGGGCAAGGAACGACTGGCGTTCGTCGACGAGGATGGGGTGACATTCAAATCGCCGCTCAACGGCGACCGTCATCGTTTCTCCGCGGAAATCTCGATGGGCATCCAGCATAAAATCGGCGCGGACATCATGTTCGCGTTCGACGAATTGACGACGCTGATGAACACGCGCTCGTATCAGGAAGCCTCGGTGGAACGCACCTACCGTTGGGCGCAGCGTTGCGTGGCCGAGCACCAGCGGCTGACCGAGGAGCGGCTGGGCAAACCGTACCAGGCACTGTACGGCGTGGTGCAGGGCGCGAACTATGAGGACCTGCGCAGGCATGCGGCCGAGCAGATCGCCTCGCTGGACTTCGACGGTGTGGGCATCGGCGGCGCGATCGAGAAGCGTATCATCGCAGACACGTGCGCGTGGATCTGCGACGCGATGCCGGAAAGCCGGCCACGGCACGTGCTGGGCATCGCCTCGGTCGACGACATCTTCGCATGTGTGGAGAATGGCGGCGACACGTTCGATTGCGTTGCACCCGCAAGGTGCGCGCGCAACGGGGCGATTTTCACGCGCGACGGGCGCTACAACGTCAAGCGTGCCCAGCACAAGTTCGATTTCGGCCCGCTTGAGGAGGGGTGCGACTGCTACACGTGCCAGCATTACACGCGCGCATATGTGGACCACTTGCTGCGCGCCCGCGAATTCAATGGGTTCACGCTGGCGACGATCCACAACGAACGTTTCTTCGTAAAGCTGCTGGACGATATTCGTGCCTCGATTGACGGCGGTTACTTCGACGAATTCCGCGACGAGTCGCTTGCCCGCTTCTATGCGAACGGGCCGCGCGGGTGA
- a CDS encoding FAD-dependent oxidoreductase, translating into MTESENNELRIAVIGAGPAGVYSSDIFLRQLKKLGEELGLGTKARIDLFEKLPVPFGLVRYGVAPDHPSIKFIASALEKTLDNPDIHLYCDVEFGKDVTLDDLLARYDAVLFATGAVKDKPLNLPGADLDGVYGAAKFVEWYDGYPTGAREWPLSAENVAVIGGGNVAMDVARELMRNADDLKAKTDIPDNVYEGIQGNKAKVLHLFIRRGVAQAKFSVQELREMEKLPGVQLIINEDDFELDDDTIEEAGKDKLTRQMVEELFTIREMAEDMEDDGDVDYEGNPADRKYYVHFNSAPTEILGKDGKVAGIRVEKTETGADGKMHRAGEFEDYPVEAVYHAIGYKPAEAPGITYDEKGAHLANANGDGRITTEAAGGDVRERLYATGWAKRGPVGLIGSTKSDALMIVTNMLEDLAKAAEGGRVAVDRDPESIDRLLAERGVKPIDFAGWKKVDAFERSEGAKEGREHKKVVEPDQMRELAHA; encoded by the coding sequence GTGACTGAATCTGAGAACAATGAACTTCGTATCGCCGTGATCGGCGCCGGTCCCGCCGGCGTCTACTCCTCCGACATCTTCCTGCGCCAGCTGAAGAAGCTCGGCGAGGAGCTGGGTCTGGGCACCAAGGCCCGCATCGACCTGTTCGAGAAGCTGCCGGTCCCGTTCGGCCTGGTCCGTTACGGTGTGGCCCCCGACCATCCGAGCATCAAATTCATCGCATCCGCGCTGGAGAAGACGCTCGACAACCCCGACATCCACCTCTACTGCGACGTGGAATTCGGCAAGGACGTGACCCTGGACGACCTGCTGGCGCGTTACGACGCCGTGCTGTTCGCCACCGGCGCCGTCAAGGACAAACCGCTGAACCTGCCGGGCGCCGACCTCGACGGCGTGTACGGCGCCGCCAAGTTCGTCGAATGGTATGACGGATACCCCACGGGTGCGCGCGAATGGCCACTTTCGGCCGAGAACGTCGCCGTGATCGGTGGCGGCAACGTGGCGATGGACGTCGCGCGCGAGCTCATGCGCAACGCCGACGACCTCAAGGCCAAGACCGACATCCCCGACAACGTCTACGAAGGCATCCAGGGCAACAAGGCCAAGGTGCTGCATCTGTTCATCCGCCGTGGCGTCGCCCAGGCCAAGTTCAGCGTGCAGGAACTGCGTGAGATGGAGAAGCTGCCCGGCGTGCAGCTCATCATCAACGAGGACGACTTCGAGCTGGATGACGACACGATCGAAGAGGCCGGCAAGGACAAGCTGACGCGCCAGATGGTCGAGGAGCTGTTCACCATCCGCGAGATGGCCGAAGACATGGAAGACGACGGCGACGTCGATTACGAGGGCAACCCCGCAGATCGCAAGTATTACGTGCACTTCAACTCCGCTCCCACCGAGATCCTCGGCAAGGACGGCAAGGTCGCGGGCATCCGCGTGGAGAAGACCGAGACCGGCGCCGACGGCAAGATGCACCGCGCCGGCGAATTCGAAGACTACCCGGTCGAGGCCGTGTACCACGCAATCGGCTACAAGCCCGCCGAAGCGCCCGGCATCACCTATGACGAGAAGGGCGCCCATCTGGCCAACGCGAACGGCGATGGCCGCATCACCACCGAGGCCGCCGGCGGTGACGTGCGTGAACGCCTGTATGCCACCGGGTGGGCCAAGCGCGGGCCGGTCGGCCTGATCGGCTCCACCAAGTCCGACGCGTTGATGATCGTCACCAACATGCTGGAAGACCTCGCCAAGGCGGCCGAAGGCGGCCGTGTGGCCGTCGACCGCGACCCCGAGTCCATCGACCGCCTGCTCGCCGAGCGCGGTGTCAAGCCGATTGACTTCGCCGGTTGGAAGAAGGTCGATGCCTTCGAACGCTCCGAGGGCGCGAAGGAAGGCCGCGAGCACAAGAAGGTCGTCGAGCCGGATCAGATGCGTGAGCTTGCTCACGCCTGA
- a CDS encoding ATP-binding protein, with product MAHEYGKETLSKEFKSDRDKGLPDSELVEAVVALANTDGGCVYLGVEDDGTATGVQRKHQDPVGLSAMIANRTVPPISVRAQLVGDGVTVIQVDVPKSHSVVSTKSGRILRRMMKVDGTPESVPMYPYEIATRLSDLGKLDYSAQPVPGATREDFDPLERDRLRKIISTYRSSDRNLLELSDEDLEKSLRLVVSADGNVTPTLTGLLLIGSEESLQRLVPTSEAAFQVLVGTDIKVNNTYRGPLLKTIEQIAESFAPWNPGTELTVGLFSSVVPEFDERAFREALVNAFGHRDYSVLGRVRVLVDDAGLTIANPGGFVEGINVHNLLTAEPHGRNPCLMDALKRTGLAERTGRGIDRIFEGALNYGRPLPDYSRSNGRGVSVLLPRSAPDEAFVELLAEERERSGKSMSLDGLLILDKLKRERRCGFDALSESLDMSDQRLRTVLGQLTESGLVESSGTNARRTYTLGAKVYRRSGKTVEYVRQSGIDRVRYPELIMKLMREQKSVSKNDVMELLHLDENQAYYQLRKLVGEGRAKKVGGGRNVRYEEMQRDDDGISGEQF from the coding sequence ATGGCGCACGAGTATGGCAAAGAAACCCTGTCCAAGGAATTCAAAAGCGATCGCGATAAAGGTCTGCCGGATTCCGAATTAGTGGAGGCTGTTGTCGCCTTAGCCAATACGGACGGCGGGTGCGTGTATCTGGGTGTTGAGGACGACGGCACCGCGACCGGTGTCCAGCGCAAGCATCAAGATCCTGTCGGGCTGTCAGCGATGATTGCCAATAGGACTGTGCCCCCGATATCGGTTCGCGCGCAATTGGTGGGTGATGGCGTCACCGTCATCCAAGTCGATGTACCCAAGTCACATAGTGTGGTGTCAACTAAGTCGGGGAGAATCCTGCGGCGCATGATGAAAGTGGACGGTACGCCCGAAAGCGTACCTATGTATCCGTATGAGATCGCTACCCGGCTTTCGGATCTGGGTAAGCTCGACTACTCCGCCCAACCGGTTCCGGGGGCCACGCGGGAGGATTTCGATCCGTTGGAGCGCGACCGCCTGCGCAAGATCATCTCCACCTACCGATCCAGCGACCGTAATCTTCTAGAGCTTTCAGACGAGGATCTGGAAAAATCATTGCGTCTTGTCGTATCGGCGGATGGGAATGTAACGCCGACCTTGACAGGTTTGTTGCTCATCGGCAGTGAGGAGTCACTGCAACGTCTTGTCCCGACAAGCGAGGCGGCTTTCCAAGTTCTGGTCGGCACCGACATCAAGGTGAACAATACATATCGCGGCCCGCTGCTCAAGACCATAGAGCAGATAGCGGAGTCGTTCGCTCCTTGGAATCCAGGAACTGAACTGACCGTGGGTTTGTTTTCCTCGGTGGTGCCCGAATTCGACGAGAGGGCGTTCAGGGAAGCGTTGGTCAATGCGTTCGGCCACAGGGATTACTCAGTTCTTGGCCGTGTGCGTGTGCTGGTGGATGACGCGGGACTGACGATTGCCAATCCTGGAGGATTCGTGGAAGGCATCAACGTTCACAATCTGCTTACCGCGGAACCGCATGGACGAAACCCATGCCTCATGGATGCGTTGAAGCGAACTGGGCTAGCCGAGCGAACCGGTCGTGGAATCGATCGCATTTTCGAGGGGGCCTTGAACTATGGTCGGCCCTTGCCTGACTATTCGAGATCCAACGGGCGGGGTGTTTCGGTGCTGCTGCCTCGGAGCGCGCCCGACGAGGCGTTTGTGGAATTATTAGCCGAGGAACGCGAGCGTAGCGGCAAGTCAATGTCGCTTGACGGTCTGCTTATTCTGGATAAGCTCAAGCGAGAGAGACGTTGTGGCTTTGACGCGTTGTCAGAGTCCTTGGATATGAGCGATCAACGTCTGCGCACTGTATTGGGGCAGTTGACGGAGTCTGGGCTCGTCGAAAGCTCCGGCACTAACGCTCGTCGTACATACACATTGGGGGCGAAAGTGTATCGGCGCAGCGGTAAAACGGTGGAATATGTCAGACAGTCAGGCATCGACAGGGTGCGTTACCCCGAATTGATCATGAAGCTGATGCGCGAGCAGAAGTCGGTAAGCAAAAACGACGTGATGGAGCTATTGCATCTCGACGAGAACCAGGCATATTACCAATTGCGAAAACTGGTTGGTGAGGGACGCGCCAAAAAGGTGGGTGGTGGTCGCAATGTACGATATGAGGAAATGCAACGAGACGACGATGGAATATCGGGCGAACAGTTCTGA
- a CDS encoding S1C family serine protease yields MADNNNGYWPADNGGQPEQPQNDNLQQDAPTTSDAQDQQFAQEPLGAPQEAPAQNDDAQQPQPEAQDTRPTQPLAPVAPTSEQAQASEPTQPLPPQPTQPTQPLYRPAPEYGAYGPTPTQPEPQQPQPTQQQNQNTGNGGNPFFNGNPFMTRPTDDASQQNRQNGNTPYGFPFGPQGPNGGQDQGMAQPEDGGNASRGGSSAASHIVTAVVAALVAAALCLGVGYFALTYGWVSTPTTTSLTNVQSNKSGTGSATAKTGEAADWKTVASEVSGSVVSIQAALSNGTAKGSGAIVSAKGYIVTNNHVISGAQQIQVTLSNGQMYTAQVVGTDTTTDLAVIKLDNPPSDLKAVEFADSDKLAVGEDVMAIGNPLGYDDTATTGIVSALNRPVTVTDDSGSDIVTNAVQIDAAINPGNSGGPTFNAAGQVIGINSSIASTATSSDSAGSIGIGFAIPSNLVKRVANEIIKDGKVKHVALGVTITTGTVEADGVTRAGAKVTAGTSGSAVVSGSPADKAGLKVGDVIVAYDGNAVSSTYSLLGYVRASALNDKVTLTIVRGGKTMDVEVTLDKEESAVNGSGSSNSNNNQNNQNNQNGNGQNGNGNGNGNSNNGNSNNGNGNDSNGYGNNDYGNGGFSDPFGLW; encoded by the coding sequence ATGGCTGACAACAACAACGGATACTGGCCCGCCGATAACGGCGGCCAGCCTGAGCAGCCGCAGAACGACAACCTGCAGCAGGACGCTCCGACGACCTCGGATGCGCAGGATCAGCAATTCGCCCAGGAGCCGCTGGGCGCGCCTCAGGAAGCGCCCGCGCAGAACGACGACGCGCAGCAGCCGCAGCCCGAAGCGCAGGATACCCGTCCGACCCAGCCGTTGGCGCCTGTCGCGCCGACCTCAGAGCAGGCCCAGGCTTCCGAACCGACTCAGCCGCTGCCGCCGCAGCCGACGCAGCCGACGCAGCCGCTGTACCGCCCGGCACCGGAATACGGCGCCTACGGCCCGACTCCGACTCAGCCGGAGCCCCAGCAGCCGCAGCCGACCCAGCAGCAGAATCAGAACACGGGCAACGGCGGCAACCCATTCTTTAACGGCAACCCGTTCATGACGCGCCCGACGGACGACGCCTCACAGCAGAATCGCCAGAACGGCAACACGCCCTACGGTTTCCCGTTCGGCCCGCAAGGCCCGAACGGCGGCCAGGATCAGGGCATGGCTCAGCCGGAAGACGGCGGCAACGCGTCTCGCGGCGGGAGCTCCGCGGCCAGCCACATCGTGACCGCAGTGGTGGCCGCCCTGGTGGCCGCGGCGCTGTGCCTCGGCGTTGGATACTTCGCGCTCACCTATGGTTGGGTGAGCACGCCGACGACGACATCGCTGACCAACGTCCAGTCGAACAAGTCCGGTACCGGCAGCGCCACCGCCAAGACGGGCGAGGCCGCCGACTGGAAGACCGTGGCGAGCGAGGTCTCCGGCTCCGTCGTGTCGATTCAGGCGGCGCTGAGCAACGGCACCGCCAAGGGGTCGGGCGCGATCGTGAGCGCCAAGGGCTACATCGTCACCAACAACCACGTGATCTCCGGCGCCCAGCAGATTCAGGTGACGCTGTCCAACGGGCAGATGTACACCGCTCAGGTGGTCGGCACCGACACCACCACCGACCTGGCGGTCATCAAGCTCGACAACCCGCCGAGCGACCTGAAGGCTGTGGAATTCGCCGACTCCGACAAGCTCGCCGTCGGCGAGGACGTCATGGCCATCGGCAACCCGCTGGGCTATGACGACACCGCCACCACCGGCATCGTGTCCGCGCTGAACCGTCCGGTCACCGTGACCGATGACTCCGGCTCCGACATCGTCACCAACGCGGTGCAGATCGACGCGGCCATCAACCCCGGCAACTCGGGCGGCCCGACGTTCAACGCCGCCGGCCAGGTGATTGGCATCAACTCGTCGATCGCCTCCACCGCGACCTCCAGTGATTCCGCCGGCTCCATCGGCATCGGCTTCGCGATTCCGTCGAACCTCGTCAAGCGCGTGGCCAACGAGATCATCAAGGACGGCAAGGTCAAGCACGTGGCCCTCGGCGTGACAATCACCACCGGCACGGTCGAGGCGGACGGCGTGACCCGCGCCGGCGCCAAGGTCACCGCGGGAACCTCCGGCTCCGCCGTGGTGTCCGGCAGCCCCGCCGACAAGGCCGGCCTGAAGGTGGGCGACGTCATCGTGGCGTACGACGGCAACGCGGTGAGCAGCACGTATTCGCTGCTCGGCTATGTACGTGCGTCGGCGCTCAACGACAAGGTGACGTTGACCATCGTGCGCGGCGGCAAGACCATGGACGTCGAGGTGACGCTCGACAAGGAGGAGTCCGCGGTGAACGGCTCCGGCAGCTCGAACTCGAACAACAACCAGAACAACCAGAACAACCAGAATGGCAACGGCCAGAACGGTAACGGCAATGGCAACGGCAACAGCAACAATGGCAACAGCAACAACGGCAACGGCAATGACAGCAACGGGTACGGCAACAACGACTACGGCAACGGCGGGTTCTCCGATCCGTTCGGCCTGTGGTAA
- a CDS encoding heavy metal translocating P-type ATPase, translated as MRKFIYLCSHLCVQVPLLPIAVLTVIPLAVCPSWRPWGAADIPVLGNPGVGQWIVIIVVAYTIIDTVRGMIDDLRHGRVGVDLLAVVAIAATVAVQEYWASWAVVLMISSGEAIEEYAQSKAESSLTALMTAAPQTAHVVRWPGVGVAGVNTGDGSDGSSDDRGDGFRKVAALPSSAASGSSDAATSHYDTVAVESVTPGDVLIVLPGETVPVDGELLSGSATLDLSNINGEPVPRGVFAGARVMSGAVNGSTTLTMRATEAASDSQYQRILALVAAARDSRPAVVKTADVLAVPFTVLALAIAAVAWLVSGVPTRFAQVLVLATPCPLLIAAPVAYVAGTGRLAKSGILIKTQDVLENLGRVTHVFFDKTGTLTVKQPQVTRVEMLPGAGTHLNEDHVLMMAGVVETYSVHILAKGIAKAGTEALSRLHRRFEEGQRLCPQPDADWPGHGRDYPVVKHIDEDAGKGISGEVNGHKVRVGRLSFAASSEDGFLPVERIVPGRATTDGDRRSGKQGEGRLADEIRTRFGMLAPDEMASYVSVDGQLIARIVLRDVPRANAKSALASLRGLGVAKLSMLTGDKRSSAAIIASEVGIDDVHAELFPEDKVTAVTTATVTPSRGVTMMVGDGVNDAPVLAAADIGMAMTDGTSTAASESAQVVILNDDIAAVPRAIAIARRTKRVMLQAVLAGLALALIGMVAAAFNLIPVVVGAFLQEAIDVVSILWALTALLDRD; from the coding sequence ATGCGTAAGTTCATCTATCTTTGCAGTCATCTGTGTGTTCAAGTGCCGCTGTTGCCGATTGCCGTGCTCACGGTCATTCCGCTTGCCGTGTGCCCGTCATGGCGCCCGTGGGGAGCGGCGGATATTCCTGTACTGGGCAATCCCGGCGTGGGCCAGTGGATTGTCATCATCGTGGTGGCGTACACGATCATCGACACCGTGCGCGGCATGATCGACGATTTGCGGCATGGCCGGGTCGGTGTGGATCTGCTGGCTGTCGTGGCGATCGCCGCCACGGTCGCCGTGCAGGAATACTGGGCGAGCTGGGCCGTGGTGCTGATGATCTCGTCCGGCGAAGCCATCGAGGAATACGCCCAATCCAAGGCCGAAAGCAGCCTGACCGCGCTGATGACGGCCGCGCCCCAGACCGCGCACGTCGTGCGATGGCCCGGCGTGGGCGTCGCTGGTGTCAACACCGGCGACGGCAGCGACGGCAGCTCCGACGACCGGGGCGACGGCTTCCGCAAGGTCGCCGCTCTGCCGTCTTCCGCCGCCAGCGGGTCGTCCGACGCTGCGACTTCCCACTATGACACCGTTGCGGTGGAATCCGTCACCCCCGGCGATGTGCTGATTGTGCTGCCCGGTGAAACCGTGCCGGTAGATGGCGAGCTGTTGTCCGGATCCGCCACGCTCGACCTGAGCAACATCAACGGTGAGCCGGTGCCGCGTGGAGTGTTCGCGGGCGCCCGCGTCATGTCCGGCGCGGTGAACGGCTCGACCACGCTGACCATGCGTGCCACCGAAGCCGCCAGCGACTCGCAATACCAGCGCATTCTCGCGCTCGTCGCGGCCGCGCGGGATTCCCGCCCGGCGGTGGTGAAGACCGCCGATGTGCTGGCAGTGCCGTTCACGGTGCTCGCACTGGCGATCGCGGCCGTGGCATGGTTGGTGTCCGGTGTGCCGACGCGCTTCGCTCAGGTGCTGGTGCTGGCGACCCCTTGCCCGTTGCTGATCGCCGCCCCCGTCGCGTATGTGGCGGGAACCGGCCGACTAGCCAAGTCGGGAATCCTGATCAAGACACAGGACGTGCTGGAGAACCTCGGCCGCGTCACGCACGTGTTCTTCGACAAGACCGGCACGCTGACCGTGAAGCAGCCGCAGGTGACCCGCGTCGAGATGCTGCCCGGTGCCGGCACTCACCTCAATGAGGACCACGTACTGATGATGGCGGGCGTGGTCGAGACCTATTCCGTGCACATCCTCGCCAAAGGCATCGCGAAGGCCGGCACGGAAGCTCTGTCCCGGCTGCATCGGCGGTTCGAGGAGGGGCAGCGGCTATGCCCGCAGCCCGATGCGGACTGGCCTGGTCACGGGCGCGATTATCCGGTCGTCAAGCACATTGATGAAGACGCCGGGAAAGGCATCTCCGGCGAAGTGAATGGGCATAAGGTGCGCGTAGGCAGACTGTCTTTCGCGGCCTCAAGCGAAGATGGGTTCCTGCCGGTTGAGCGGATCGTCCCGGGCCGGGCCACGACTGATGGAGACCGGCGGTCCGGAAAACAAGGTGAGGGGCGGCTTGCGGACGAGATCCGTACCCGTTTCGGCATGCTCGCGCCGGATGAAATGGCCTCGTACGTGTCGGTCGACGGTCAGCTCATCGCCCGGATCGTCCTGCGTGACGTGCCGCGCGCGAACGCCAAGTCGGCGCTCGCGAGCCTGCGCGGTCTCGGCGTCGCCAAGCTGTCCATGCTGACGGGAGACAAACGATCCTCCGCCGCCATCATCGCCAGTGAGGTCGGCATCGACGACGTGCATGCGGAACTGTTCCCCGAAGATAAGGTCACCGCTGTCACGACCGCGACCGTGACGCCATCGCGCGGCGTGACGATGATGGTCGGCGACGGCGTGAACGACGCGCCCGTGTTGGCCGCCGCCGATATCGGCATGGCCATGACGGACGGCACGTCGACCGCGGCCTCGGAGTCCGCGCAGGTGGTGATCCTGAACGACGACATCGCCGCCGTTCCACGGGCCATCGCCATCGCCCGCCGCACCAAGCGTGTGATGCTGCAAGCCGTGCTGGCCGGTCTCGCGCTGGCCCTGATCGGCATGGTTGCGGCGGCGTTCAACTTGATTCCCGTCGTGGTCGGCGCTTTTCTGCAGGAAGCCATCGACGTGGTAAGCATCCTCTGGGCGCTCACCGCGCTGCTTGACCGTGACTGA